The Fimbriimonas ginsengisoli Gsoil 348 genome window below encodes:
- a CDS encoding glycoside hydrolase has protein sequence MAGSLWMVALGLSVGTVARLENSELRVEVDPSSGEMAVLDKGTGQVWRQAKGARIPLTGPVSQSGGNLRFKSAGLKAQVEFTLPPRSRNLTVSIQADDPQAKIEPFDFFAPFQPEPGSFLTVADYNDGHLYPTDLDKWPLYNLDHIHVNALDMPWVGVVDLRSGRGYSLMVDTPFDATLKCLKTDGQRAPWVRWEAEKGSLGYARAVTYHFTAKGGYVDMAKAFRARTELGKLSTKARSNKNIPKLYGAPGLWDFNQLVSDREMKALGVDRCVHHVQDWSAHGDAVKAANALGYITEDYDYYLSSHPVSPDHPYLSGTSGRGYYDTLEHVAVAADGKPRGEGDWWIQCPSFYKTVGKEIIPKRLAKTPTTAIYFDQITADYLGVDDGPLGGGSLEECYDPKHPLGRREWSGAVRDFLKYVTDLEVIPAAEHGKWWEVPYTSIFYGIVSAQWPWPDVTFPTSEGDNEQWRYYRTWGSVGHTYRVPLWQLVYHDSAITMWYPWDVNDVTVGIPNDWIQEKKDAASVLYGVAAGFMVSDPGTGSWFKDRGKFMTSYRNTAKIHEALADKEMVSHRFLTPDRDVQETRWSDGTRVVVNFGSTKFLEGSYTIPRFGWIAKGPWGQAEKVWDDDAKRVVTTIVKGGYRFTDRSTWHGRAVAQAESTTGGVLRVNVDPIEGERLPVHLSVRPSTGLRVYVCDAKTGERTRRATWSPAAEGGINVEPLTGWIVLDVEQASRLRR, from the coding sequence ATGGCTGGATCGCTTTGGATGGTTGCGCTCGGGTTATCGGTGGGTACGGTGGCTCGGCTAGAGAATTCCGAATTGCGAGTGGAAGTCGATCCCTCGAGCGGAGAGATGGCGGTGCTCGATAAGGGGACGGGGCAGGTTTGGCGTCAGGCGAAAGGGGCACGGATTCCGCTCACCGGACCAGTTTCTCAGAGCGGCGGCAACTTACGTTTTAAGTCTGCCGGCCTCAAGGCTCAGGTGGAGTTCACGCTTCCGCCACGGTCTCGAAATTTGACCGTTTCCATCCAGGCAGACGATCCTCAGGCGAAGATCGAACCGTTCGACTTCTTCGCCCCCTTTCAGCCCGAACCGGGGAGCTTTCTCACCGTTGCCGACTACAACGACGGTCACCTCTATCCAACCGATCTGGACAAGTGGCCGCTTTACAACCTTGATCACATCCACGTGAACGCCCTCGATATGCCATGGGTGGGGGTCGTCGATCTCCGGAGTGGCCGCGGATACTCCCTCATGGTCGATACCCCGTTCGATGCGACTCTCAAGTGTCTGAAAACGGACGGCCAAAGAGCGCCGTGGGTGAGGTGGGAGGCGGAAAAAGGATCGCTCGGCTACGCTCGGGCCGTCACATACCACTTCACGGCCAAGGGGGGTTATGTCGATATGGCGAAGGCGTTTCGCGCCCGCACCGAGCTCGGGAAGTTATCTACCAAGGCGCGAAGCAACAAGAACATCCCGAAGCTGTACGGCGCGCCCGGGCTTTGGGATTTCAATCAGCTCGTTTCGGATCGGGAAATGAAGGCGCTTGGAGTGGACCGATGCGTACACCACGTCCAAGACTGGAGCGCGCACGGCGACGCCGTGAAGGCGGCCAACGCGCTTGGATACATCACCGAGGATTACGATTACTACCTCTCCTCACACCCGGTGAGCCCCGATCATCCGTACCTCTCAGGGACGAGCGGGCGCGGGTATTACGACACGCTCGAACACGTGGCGGTAGCGGCCGACGGCAAGCCGCGCGGCGAGGGAGATTGGTGGATTCAGTGCCCAAGCTTCTACAAAACCGTGGGGAAAGAGATCATTCCCAAGAGGCTGGCGAAGACGCCGACGACGGCGATCTACTTCGACCAGATCACCGCCGACTACCTGGGAGTGGACGACGGACCGCTCGGCGGCGGCTCGCTGGAGGAATGCTACGATCCGAAGCACCCGCTCGGGCGGAGGGAGTGGAGCGGGGCGGTCCGCGACTTTCTGAAGTACGTGACCGATCTGGAGGTGATTCCCGCCGCGGAGCACGGGAAGTGGTGGGAGGTCCCGTATACGAGCATCTTCTACGGGATCGTCAGTGCGCAATGGCCCTGGCCGGACGTCACCTTTCCAACCTCGGAAGGGGATAACGAGCAGTGGCGGTACTACCGCACCTGGGGAAGCGTCGGGCACACCTACCGGGTTCCGCTATGGCAGCTCGTCTACCACGATAGCGCGATCACCATGTGGTACCCGTGGGACGTGAACGACGTGACGGTCGGGATTCCCAATGACTGGATCCAGGAGAAAAAAGACGCGGCGAGCGTGCTTTACGGAGTCGCGGCGGGCTTCATGGTAAGCGACCCAGGGACCGGATCGTGGTTCAAAGACCGCGGCAAATTCATGACGAGCTATCGCAATACGGCGAAGATCCATGAGGCATTGGCGGATAAGGAAATGGTTTCCCACCGCTTTCTAACCCCGGACCGCGACGTACAGGAGACCCGGTGGTCCGATGGGACTCGGGTGGTGGTCAACTTCGGATCGACGAAGTTCTTAGAGGGAAGCTACACGATCCCCCGCTTCGGCTGGATCGCAAAGGGGCCGTGGGGACAAGCCGAGAAGGTGTGGGACGACGACGCCAAACGAGTGGTGACCACGATCGTCAAAGGTGGTTACCGGTTTACGGATCGGTCGACGTGGCACGGCCGCGCGGTTGCTCAGGCGGAGTCCACCACTGGAGGAGTGCTGAGGGTGAACGTAGACCCGATCGAAGGGGAGCGATTGCCGGTACACCTTTCGGTGCGGCCGTCCACCGGTCTGCGGGTTTATGTCTGCGACGCGAAGACCGGCGAGCGAACCCGCCGGGCGACTTGGTCGCCGGCGGCGGAGGGGGGAATCAACGTAGAGCCGTTAACTGGATGGATCGTGCTGGACGTGGAGCAGGCGTCCCGTCTGCGAAGATGA
- a CDS encoding M1 family metallopeptidase has product MFFGLLLLGQTPPPVSISQIDALVKQRDVAALQQLLVKQTGENPFSLLKTGGAYAAGSLGWSTKEIVSPSGRNRYVVISTPIISEDAGELLFQVAPSGKLQYIPESDALGVRLDKHSFFVRFNPAKGEAELHDHLRAHWDGKANREFFFRLSPTFKVRAITGIGGGEIPFAQGGGIVLLEPRPGAPLDFLIDYSGTVHKPGFQREISPREATLSASVWYPMIGRQPSTYDIGLEIPKSWTALAQGEQVSDTPSGSNHVMRFRMKVPVVWFGASAGPYRTVVSKIGGREYATMSQTMTPDDMRVQNELNAEVVEFYSKRFAPYPFRRWTADDSWQFANGVGALEAYSFATYGGGLPGQDAHEPAHTWWGGLINNDYLTSLWNESFANYSMSFFARHRPVGNDAERMAAHVFPAVPLPGIEDAPLSRSGVGIGPAAPSLGYGKGAMVLQLLENEIGSDMITRAMHEWLRTNPPRHVGSWEDFERVVNRVTGKNLSWFFDQWVRRKGLPNFNLADVKWEAGRLSGRLAFTGDRYRIHSELRIEFSDGVSKTVSVEAGDDGIFSTACEQRPAAITVDPNGFIPRSNAESDPRTKLTRFLYGHPYYLDPAHPDTLAWARFGKKLEKLPDDLSGAVIIGTPDNVPAMAPLCQAAGFTVAGDNLTYKGTTIDLRHAGALAVVDLPNGKHCVIGLGKTRLSPDTGNSRLILFDNYGRLLRADTEQIREGNLTYKFP; this is encoded by the coding sequence ATGTTTTTCGGATTGCTGCTTCTCGGCCAAACACCACCTCCCGTTTCCATCTCGCAGATCGATGCGCTTGTCAAGCAACGCGACGTGGCCGCTCTGCAGCAGTTGCTCGTGAAGCAGACCGGAGAAAACCCGTTCTCTCTGCTTAAGACCGGCGGCGCGTATGCGGCCGGCTCGCTCGGATGGTCTACGAAAGAAATCGTTTCGCCAAGCGGCCGAAACCGTTACGTCGTTATTTCCACACCGATCATTTCCGAGGATGCCGGCGAGCTGCTGTTCCAAGTGGCGCCCAGTGGCAAGCTCCAATACATTCCCGAGAGTGACGCCTTGGGAGTGCGTCTGGACAAACACTCCTTCTTCGTTCGCTTTAATCCGGCCAAGGGCGAGGCCGAACTTCACGACCATCTTCGAGCGCATTGGGATGGAAAGGCGAATCGTGAGTTCTTCTTTAGGTTGTCGCCGACGTTTAAGGTGCGAGCGATCACCGGCATAGGGGGTGGAGAGATCCCGTTTGCGCAAGGTGGGGGCATCGTGTTGTTGGAGCCCCGCCCAGGTGCACCGCTCGACTTCCTCATCGACTACTCGGGCACGGTCCATAAACCCGGGTTCCAGCGCGAAATTTCCCCTCGCGAAGCGACACTTTCGGCATCGGTCTGGTACCCGATGATTGGGCGCCAACCCTCGACCTACGACATCGGCCTGGAGATTCCGAAATCTTGGACGGCCTTGGCTCAAGGCGAGCAAGTGTCCGACACGCCGTCGGGAAGTAACCATGTGATGCGGTTCCGGATGAAGGTTCCGGTCGTCTGGTTCGGAGCCTCCGCGGGGCCTTATCGCACGGTCGTCTCTAAGATCGGTGGGCGCGAATACGCGACGATGAGCCAGACGATGACCCCGGACGACATGCGCGTCCAGAACGAGCTGAATGCGGAGGTCGTGGAGTTCTACTCGAAGAGATTCGCGCCGTACCCGTTCCGACGCTGGACGGCCGACGACAGTTGGCAATTCGCGAACGGCGTCGGCGCGCTCGAGGCTTACTCCTTCGCCACCTATGGCGGCGGCCTGCCCGGCCAGGACGCTCACGAGCCGGCCCACACCTGGTGGGGCGGCCTCATTAACAACGATTACCTCACGTCGCTTTGGAACGAGAGCTTCGCCAACTACTCGATGTCGTTCTTCGCCCGTCATCGTCCGGTCGGTAACGATGCGGAGCGAATGGCTGCGCATGTCTTTCCCGCCGTTCCGCTGCCCGGGATCGAAGATGCCCCACTTTCCCGTTCGGGGGTCGGAATCGGCCCGGCCGCGCCGTCGCTCGGGTACGGCAAGGGCGCGATGGTGCTGCAACTCCTTGAGAACGAGATCGGCTCGGACATGATCACCCGAGCCATGCACGAATGGCTGCGCACCAATCCTCCTCGACACGTCGGCAGTTGGGAAGATTTCGAGCGGGTCGTGAATCGGGTTACGGGCAAAAATCTCTCGTGGTTCTTCGATCAATGGGTGCGCCGTAAAGGGCTGCCGAACTTCAATTTGGCCGACGTCAAGTGGGAGGCGGGTCGGCTCTCCGGTCGATTGGCCTTTACCGGAGATCGGTACCGAATCCACTCGGAGCTTCGCATCGAATTTTCTGACGGGGTTTCGAAAACCGTCAGCGTGGAGGCGGGGGACGATGGGATCTTTTCAACCGCATGCGAGCAACGCCCGGCTGCGATCACCGTTGACCCGAACGGTTTCATTCCACGATCCAACGCCGAGTCCGACCCGCGAACGAAGCTGACGCGATTCTTGTACGGTCATCCGTATTATCTGGATCCGGCGCACCCGGACACCCTCGCTTGGGCTCGCTTTGGCAAGAAGCTTGAGAAGCTGCCCGACGATTTGAGCGGCGCAGTGATCATTGGAACTCCGGATAACGTGCCTGCGATGGCGCCTCTCTGCCAGGCGGCTGGATTCACCGTCGCCGGCGATAACCTTACATACAAGGGAACGACCATCGATCTCCGACACGCCGGCGCGCTCGCCGTGGTGGACTTGCCGAACGGAAAACATTGTGTGATCGGCCTCGGTAAAACCAGGCTAAGCCCAGACACGGGCAACTCTCGCCTCATCCTATTCGACAACTACGGCCGGCTCCTCCGCGCGGACACGGAGCAAATCCGTGAAGGCAACCTAACCTACAAGTTTCCGTAG
- a CDS encoding ankyrin repeat domain-containing protein, with protein MQTLSELIKAGDAEGVRRMLDKNPEVLESESAEAPSWLLLALYYGQAGVADAIRQYRPKLTIFEASAMGDRHALDAILAQDPSAHAQVSSDGFTPLGYAAYFGHYEVLRALLDAGADPSVPSQNPMGVLPLHSALSSGHKEVARLLIDRGTDVNAASAEGWTPLHYAAHNGDIETAKYLLDHHAKREVLTREGKSPADLAEERGFSDLGELLRPVGA; from the coding sequence ATGCAAACTCTCTCTGAATTGATCAAAGCCGGAGATGCCGAAGGGGTGCGCCGGATGCTCGACAAGAACCCAGAGGTTCTCGAGTCGGAGAGCGCCGAGGCTCCATCGTGGCTGTTGTTGGCGCTCTATTACGGGCAGGCCGGCGTCGCCGACGCGATTCGCCAATATCGTCCGAAGCTCACGATCTTCGAGGCATCGGCGATGGGTGACCGGCATGCCCTCGATGCAATCCTCGCCCAAGATCCCTCCGCACACGCACAAGTCAGCTCGGACGGCTTCACCCCGCTGGGATACGCAGCCTATTTCGGCCACTACGAGGTGCTCCGCGCGCTCCTCGACGCCGGAGCCGATCCCTCGGTCCCCTCGCAGAACCCGATGGGGGTACTCCCGCTCCACTCCGCCCTGTCGAGCGGTCACAAAGAGGTGGCCCGCCTTCTCATCGACCGGGGAACGGACGTGAACGCAGCCTCCGCCGAAGGGTGGACCCCTCTCCACTACGCTGCCCACAACGGCGACATCGAGACCGCTAAGTACTTGCTGGATCACCACGCTAAACGGGAGGTCTTAACCCGCGAAGGCAAGTCCCCCGCCGACTTGGCCGAGGAGCGAGGGTTTTCCGACCTCGGAGAGTTGTTGCGTCCGGTTGGGGCGTAG
- a CDS encoding UDP-glucose--hexose-1-phosphate uridylyltransferase, with protein MAKIEFDNDPHRRFNPLTGEWILVSPHRTKRPWQGQQEKPAEENRPQHDPKCYLCPRNERAGGVHNPDYKSTFVFTNDFSALLPDAPLGDASPSPLLKAEGARGECRVICFSPRHDLTLAKMEVPDIARVVDTWADQITELGSRYKWVQLFENKGEAMGASNPHPHGQLWACDFLPTLAAREDACQREYFEANRRPLLLDVAEEEIKRGDRVVAQSEHWLLLVPFWAVWPFEYLLIPRRHVRRLPELSSEERTDLAKILKEGLRRYDALFDVSFPYSMGWHGAPTDGQEHAHWQLHAHFYPPLLRSATVRKFMVGFEMLAESQRDLTAEMAAKRLREVGGL; from the coding sequence ATGGCAAAGATCGAGTTTGATAACGATCCGCATCGAAGATTCAACCCGCTCACCGGAGAATGGATTCTCGTTTCTCCTCACCGAACGAAGCGGCCGTGGCAGGGACAGCAGGAGAAGCCAGCCGAAGAAAATCGCCCCCAGCACGATCCGAAGTGCTATTTATGCCCGCGTAACGAACGAGCGGGCGGCGTCCACAACCCGGATTACAAGTCGACCTTCGTTTTCACCAACGACTTCTCCGCGCTGTTGCCCGACGCTCCCTTAGGCGACGCCTCCCCTAGCCCCCTCCTGAAAGCGGAAGGGGCGCGCGGCGAGTGCCGGGTCATCTGCTTCTCGCCGCGCCATGATCTGACCCTCGCGAAAATGGAGGTTCCGGACATCGCTCGCGTCGTCGATACCTGGGCGGACCAGATCACCGAGCTCGGTTCGCGATACAAATGGGTGCAACTCTTCGAAAATAAAGGAGAGGCGATGGGCGCCTCCAATCCCCATCCCCACGGCCAGCTCTGGGCCTGCGACTTCCTGCCCACCCTTGCCGCCCGCGAGGACGCGTGCCAGCGAGAGTATTTCGAAGCAAACCGCCGTCCGCTATTGCTGGACGTCGCTGAGGAAGAGATCAAGCGGGGTGATCGGGTCGTCGCCCAGTCCGAGCACTGGCTGCTCCTGGTCCCGTTCTGGGCGGTTTGGCCATTCGAGTACCTCTTGATCCCGCGCCGCCACGTGCGCCGCCTGCCCGAGCTCTCGTCCGAAGAACGAACCGACCTCGCGAAGATCTTGAAAGAGGGACTGCGACGCTACGACGCCCTTTTCGACGTGAGCTTCCCCTACTCGATGGGTTGGCACGGCGCTCCGACCGATGGACAGGAGCATGCCCACTGGCAACTGCACGCCCACTTCTATCCGCCTCTTCTGCGGTCGGCGACGGTGCGAAAATTCATGGTCGGCTTTGAGATGCTTGCTGAGAGCCAGCGAGACTTAACTGCGGAGATGGCGGCGAAACGATTGAGGGAGGTCGGAGGGCTTTAA
- a CDS encoding type II toxin-antitoxin system VapC family toxin, translated as MTVLVDTSVWIRFLSNKPPYADELDHLLAEGLVVGHDFVFGELLIGDVGGRLKLLDDYEKIGRASMVSHDAIVRFVRERKLHGRGVGWIDIHLLASAKVDGLLLWTADPRFDQMAREFGIAYYMRD; from the coding sequence ATGACCGTATTAGTTGACACCAGCGTTTGGATTAGGTTCTTGTCAAACAAGCCTCCCTACGCCGACGAATTGGACCATCTCTTGGCGGAGGGACTTGTCGTCGGTCACGACTTCGTCTTTGGTGAACTGCTCATTGGTGATGTCGGTGGCCGGCTCAAGCTGTTAGACGATTACGAGAAGATTGGCCGAGCTTCGATGGTCTCTCACGACGCCATCGTGCGATTTGTTCGCGAACGGAAGCTACACGGTAGAGGAGTGGGTTGGATAGACATTCATCTCCTCGCTTCTGCGAAGGTAGATGGATTGCTGCTCTGGACTGCCGATCCTCGATTTGACCAAATGGCGCGGGAATTTGGAATTGCTTACTATATGCGCGACTAG
- a CDS encoding alpha/beta hydrolase — MLRRFLLVSAFALAALANAQERVRDVIYLKSNGAAFTMDVFKPKTPNGAAIIWLVSGGWYSNHEGINSQLADAMTASGFTVFEVVHGAQPKYTIPEIAVQIKRAVRFVHVNSATYGVDTNRIGLSGMSAGGHLSLLTAGTGDAGNPDAKDPVEQAPSTVAAVVAFMPPTDFLHYGTLSTKELMSGITFAPFRPAFGFKPNATDEDIAEIAKTVSPITYVTAKFPPTLLIHGDADPLVPIQQSESFRDALKKQGVETDLVPVKGGKHDMVTFAGGFPRLIAWFQDKLKKK, encoded by the coding sequence ATGCTCCGCCGATTCTTGCTCGTCTCCGCCTTTGCCCTCGCGGCCCTTGCCAACGCCCAGGAACGGGTTCGGGACGTGATCTACCTCAAGTCGAACGGTGCCGCGTTCACGATGGACGTTTTCAAGCCGAAGACGCCGAACGGGGCCGCGATCATCTGGCTCGTCAGCGGCGGTTGGTATTCGAACCACGAGGGGATCAACTCGCAGCTGGCGGATGCGATGACAGCGTCGGGCTTCACCGTTTTCGAGGTGGTTCACGGAGCCCAGCCGAAGTACACGATCCCCGAAATCGCGGTGCAGATCAAGCGCGCGGTTCGGTTCGTCCATGTCAATTCCGCCACCTATGGCGTCGACACGAACCGCATCGGCCTCTCCGGGATGAGCGCCGGCGGGCACCTCTCGCTGTTAACCGCCGGCACCGGAGACGCCGGTAACCCCGACGCGAAAGACCCGGTGGAGCAAGCCCCCAGCACGGTCGCCGCCGTCGTGGCGTTCATGCCTCCCACCGACTTCCTCCACTACGGCACCCTGAGCACCAAGGAGCTGATGAGCGGCATCACGTTTGCGCCGTTCCGTCCCGCCTTCGGTTTCAAGCCGAACGCCACCGACGAGGATATCGCTGAGATCGCGAAAACGGTTTCGCCGATCACTTACGTGACCGCCAAATTCCCGCCGACCCTTCTGATCCACGGCGACGCCGACCCCCTCGTCCCGATCCAGCAGTCCGAATCGTTCCGCGACGCCCTTAAGAAGCAGGGCGTGGAAACCGACCTCGTCCCCGTCAAAGGCGGCAAGCACGACATGGTAACCTTCGCCGGCGGCTTCCCTCGCCTCATCGCCTGGTTCCAAGACAAGCTAAAGAAGAAGTAG
- a CDS encoding phytanoyl-CoA dioxygenase family protein yields the protein MGTMVDSSHIEAYRRDGFVRVKGLISRDEAFHFREAALSAAERIRDLSAGSPIFAQFVNVWTQDEEMARLTLHPNIGAAAKELAGVPLRLWHDQILIKAPGTSKATEFHQDQPYWPHANSPNPISCWIALGDVPVEAGCMTFIPGQQRRTDLQAQNLADARSLFEVAPEMRWEPRVTLPLRAGDVTFHHGRCPHMATPNLSSEPRVAHVAIFMDADTTFTGASHVVTDPLCFAAGALLDHQRFPLV from the coding sequence ATGGGAACGATGGTGGATTCCTCGCACATCGAGGCGTACCGGCGAGACGGATTTGTTCGAGTGAAAGGGCTGATCTCCCGCGACGAAGCGTTTCACTTCCGGGAGGCGGCGTTAAGCGCGGCCGAACGGATTCGAGACCTCAGCGCGGGTAGCCCGATCTTCGCCCAGTTCGTGAACGTGTGGACTCAGGACGAAGAGATGGCTCGCCTGACGCTCCATCCGAACATCGGAGCCGCGGCGAAGGAATTGGCCGGCGTCCCCTTGCGCCTCTGGCACGACCAGATCCTGATCAAGGCGCCGGGTACCAGCAAAGCGACGGAGTTTCACCAGGACCAACCCTACTGGCCGCACGCGAACAGCCCAAATCCGATCTCCTGCTGGATCGCCTTGGGTGACGTGCCGGTGGAGGCGGGATGCATGACGTTTATCCCCGGACAGCAACGCCGGACCGACCTTCAAGCCCAGAACTTGGCCGACGCCCGAAGTCTCTTCGAAGTCGCCCCGGAGATGCGCTGGGAACCCCGCGTGACCCTGCCGCTGCGGGCGGGCGACGTCACTTTTCACCACGGCCGATGCCCTCACATGGCTACTCCGAATTTGAGTTCGGAACCGCGAGTGGCTCACGTCGCCATTTTCATGGATGCCGATACGACCTTTACCGGAGCCTCCCACGTCGTGACCGACCCCTTGTGTTTTGCTGCAGGGGCGTTGCTGGATCATCAGCGGTTTCCCCTCGTGTAA
- a CDS encoding glycosyltransferase family 4 protein codes for MKPRVAMVGATYPPIGASAAEALCHQAARCLADRGWTVRALSSNDRLEDGDPPATKVDGICVDRVLSLSAPPPKFSYRERARITEANEHRTAAWLTEFRPDIVCFWGMARLTVGPIRAADEAGYPYAFVLCDDSLASYAPAPWSRPWRALPDHLLHRRATLSELRVSPATSLTEAIVDELRRTFTDEFDPLLIHPGVPIAEWTPKLCPGEAHDPFRLLCVDRSSFEIAAQVAEALGRRVALRTVVGPWAKDLLAEYHEADALILSGGPPILEAMACGTPVIGAEDAPLSEVLSHHRNALVVPQGDLEALSAAITRLIEDDDLREALATEGIRMVRSRFTFDRYVDDLERWLLKDVLHS; via the coding sequence GTGAAGCCGCGTGTCGCGATGGTCGGTGCGACATACCCTCCGATTGGCGCCAGCGCCGCCGAGGCATTGTGCCACCAAGCCGCGCGGTGCTTGGCCGACCGAGGGTGGACGGTCCGGGCTCTCTCTAGCAATGACCGGTTGGAAGACGGCGATCCACCCGCGACCAAGGTCGATGGGATTTGCGTTGACCGGGTCCTTAGTCTCTCCGCCCCGCCGCCGAAGTTTAGTTACAGGGAAAGAGCGAGGATTACCGAGGCCAACGAGCACCGAACCGCGGCGTGGCTGACCGAATTTCGTCCCGATATCGTCTGCTTTTGGGGAATGGCTCGACTTACCGTCGGCCCCATCCGCGCTGCGGACGAGGCCGGATATCCCTATGCCTTCGTCCTGTGCGACGACAGTCTCGCGTCCTACGCGCCGGCCCCCTGGTCTCGGCCTTGGCGCGCCCTGCCCGATCACCTCCTCCATCGGCGCGCGACCCTCTCGGAGCTGCGCGTAAGCCCGGCGACCTCGCTCACCGAGGCGATCGTGGACGAGCTGCGACGCACCTTTACCGACGAGTTCGATCCCCTTCTCATCCATCCCGGCGTACCGATTGCAGAATGGACGCCAAAGCTCTGCCCCGGGGAAGCCCACGATCCGTTCCGCCTCTTATGCGTCGACCGCTCGTCCTTCGAAATAGCGGCCCAGGTGGCGGAAGCCCTTGGCCGTCGGGTGGCGCTGCGAACCGTGGTGGGACCCTGGGCGAAAGATCTCCTCGCCGAATACCACGAAGCAGATGCGCTCATCCTCTCGGGAGGCCCGCCAATCTTGGAAGCGATGGCGTGCGGTACGCCCGTGATCGGAGCCGAAGACGCCCCCTTAAGCGAGGTCCTCTCCCACCACCGCAACGCCCTCGTCGTTCCCCAGGGCGACCTCGAAGCGCTTTCCGCCGCCATAACCCGGTTGATCGAAGACGACGACCTACGAGAAGCCCTCGCCACTGAGGGAATCCGGATGGTCCGCTCCCGCTTCACCTTCGATCGCTACGTCGACGACTTAGAACGCTGGCTCCTAAAGGATGTCCTGCACTCCTAG
- a CDS encoding isochorismatase family protein: MPRITLKPTQSALIVIDVQPVLMPSIHQGDVLTERIRFLARIARLLEVPVFATEQNPSRMGSTVDAICELVADPAPFSKMAFSGGGCAPFMDALKASGRGQVVLVGVETHICVSQTAQGLLDAGYEVVVCPDGVSARSLERHKLGMERIRDAGVVPAHTEAVAYEWLGTAEHPRFREALSIVKQHP, translated from the coding sequence ATGCCAAGAATCACGCTGAAACCGACTCAGAGTGCGCTAATCGTGATCGATGTTCAGCCGGTGCTGATGCCGTCGATCCACCAAGGGGACGTTCTGACCGAGCGAATTCGTTTCCTGGCGAGGATCGCCAGGTTGTTGGAAGTGCCGGTTTTTGCCACCGAGCAGAACCCGTCGCGGATGGGATCGACGGTGGATGCGATCTGCGAGCTAGTCGCCGATCCGGCTCCATTTTCCAAAATGGCGTTCAGCGGCGGCGGCTGCGCTCCCTTCATGGATGCCCTCAAGGCGAGCGGGCGGGGCCAGGTTGTGTTGGTCGGGGTGGAAACTCACATTTGCGTATCTCAGACCGCGCAGGGGCTGCTCGATGCCGGCTATGAGGTGGTCGTCTGCCCGGATGGGGTCTCGGCGCGGTCGCTGGAGCGCCATAAGCTCGGCATGGAACGGATCCGCGATGCCGGCGTCGTGCCGGCCCACACGGAAGCCGTCGCCTACGAATGGCTCGGCACTGCCGAACATCCGCGGTTCCGCGAAGCTCTGAGTATCGTGAAACAGCATCCGTGA
- a CDS encoding type II toxin-antitoxin system VapB family antitoxin, with the protein MKKTLNIDPILLSEARRASRAASDTEAVRLGLEALVRHEAYQRLRSLRGSEPQAKDVPRRREAPAGE; encoded by the coding sequence ATGAAGAAGACTCTGAACATCGACCCGATCCTCCTTTCTGAGGCTCGCCGAGCTTCGCGAGCGGCAAGCGATACAGAGGCGGTGCGGCTTGGCCTTGAAGCGTTGGTGCGTCACGAGGCGTACCAACGACTGAGATCTCTTCGTGGCTCGGAACCTCAGGCGAAAGACGTGCCACGCCGGCGTGAGGCTCCTGCCGGCGAATGA
- a CDS encoding HIT family protein, with product MPNLTPAERLAALEAGENPLEIARMKSGYAVMGDSQFLPGYCLLLAFPLVEKLNDLQGEHRTAFLDDMAKLGDAVLASTDAVRINYSIYGNLDPFLHAHIFPRYATEDPAYATIPPMSIPADVRGSVPYDPSVHDALRRVIASHLQPYEPV from the coding sequence ATGCCAAATCTAACACCTGCCGAACGGCTCGCCGCCCTGGAAGCCGGAGAGAACCCCCTGGAGATCGCCCGAATGAAGAGCGGCTACGCCGTCATGGGCGACTCGCAATTCCTGCCCGGTTACTGCCTTCTCCTCGCGTTTCCGCTTGTCGAGAAGCTGAACGACCTACAAGGCGAGCATCGCACGGCGTTCCTCGACGACATGGCGAAGTTGGGCGACGCGGTCCTCGCCTCCACCGACGCCGTCCGGATTAACTACTCGATCTACGGCAACCTCGACCCGTTCCTCCACGCCCACATCTTCCCCCGCTACGCGACCGAAGACCCGGCCTACGCCACCATCCCTCCGATGTCGATTCCCGCCGACGTCCGCGGCTCGGTCCCCTACGACCCCTCCGTGCACGACGCCCTCCGCCGAGTCATCGCTTCCCACCTTCAGCCGTACGAACCCGTTTAG